GCGCTGGCACCGCCAAGAACGATCCCGCGATCCCAGGCTTCGCGGAGCAGTTCGTCGATGCCTTGGGCACGCCAAACCGCCTGCTGATTGAGGGTGTTGCCGCCTGAGACCACGATTCCGTCTGCCGAGAGGATCACGTCCTCCCAGCTCCGGTCCATGCTGTAGCTACTGATGTACATGGACTGGGCTGACGGCTCGACGTCCAGTGGCGCACAGTTTTCGTACCATCGGATCACACTGGAGTCACGGTTCGATGACGCCGTGGGCAAGTAGAGGAGCTTGGGGCGTTCCTTTCCGGTTAGCTCGGCTAGGTACCCGATGAACTTGGTCCCGAAGCCGCCCCCAGCGATCAGGATCCTTCGCGTGGCGACTTGGTCCGCGGAGAGCCCTTCTGCGGATGCAGGAAGGCCTGTAAGACCGAGACCTGCTCCTGCGGCGGCGGATGACACCAGGAAGTCCTTTCTGTTCATAGCGCTTGGCTCTCGTGCGGCAGCGTGGGTGGGGTATCGGATACTCTGTCAGGTCGAGCGGGGTGGCAAGCGGGGGTGTCGACCCTGTCATGCCCGGTTCATCTTCTGGCATGAATCTCGATCCAATCATCGTTTGGGGAGCCGGAGCCATGGGCGGCTCCATTGGCGCTTGGCTCATTCGTGCCGGACACGATGTTGTCTTGGTCGACACCGATGCGGCTCACGCCGCAGCGATCCGCGAGAACGGCTTGAGGATCACGGGTCCGGTCGACGAGTTCACGGTTGAGGCCTACTGCACGGACCCGCTCCGCTTGGACCCCGGGTTCAAGACAGTCCTACTCTGTGTAAAGGCGCACCATACGTCCGTTGCGCTCAATGTGATTGGGCAATTGCTCCATGAGGACGGCTTCGTCGTCTCAGTTCAGAATGGTCTCAACGAGCGAGGGATCGCGGGTGCCGTCGGACCGGAGCGGACCGTTGGGTGTTTCGTGAACTTCGGTGCCGACGTTCTCGAGCCAGGCGTGATCATGCGGGGAAACCGTGGCGCGGTGGTCGTCGGCGAGTTGGACGGAGTCCGCACGGATCGAATCTCCGCAGTGCACGCGCTCTTTCAGGACTTCGATCCGGATGCGGTGCTCACGGAGAACATCTGGGGCTATCTGTGGGGCAAACTGGCGTACGGCTCCATGCTCTTTGCCACCGCCTTGGCGGATGCTTCAATCGCAGACGTCTTGGAGTCGGCTGCGCACCGGCCAGGGATCATCGGGTTGGCGAGGGAAGCGATGGCTGTCGCGGCTGCGCGTGGCGTGAAGCCTGAACCCTTCGACGGTTTTGATCCCGGCGCTTTTGGACCCGAGGCGAGTGAGGCGGACGCTGATGCCAGCTTGGACCGGCTGGTCTCGTTCAACCGTGGGTCAGCGAAGAGTCACAGCGGCGTGTGGCGCGACTTGGCTGTCCGGAAACGAAAGACCGAAGTCGACGCGCAAATCGCGCCGATTGCGGAACTAGGCGCAGAGCTGTGTGTGGACACGCCGCTGACGCGGCGACTCGTGGAACTCATCCACGACGTGGAAGAGGGTCGTCGCAGTCAGAGCTGGGAGACCCTGGGTGCGCTGGCTGGGTAGGGGAGCGCCCACCCTCGCCGTTGCTAACGTGCCAAGGCGTCGAACGTAGCGTTCTGAATCCGATACTCACGCCACGTGTTGTGGTCGAAGTGCCACCACTCAGCCTCGTATACCGTGAATCCCTCCGCCTCCATCACACGCCGTAACAATTCACGCTGCCAGCGCTGCTGACTGTTCCCTCCCGGATAGTCAGGGAAGGACCTGGGCGAGAATTCGTCGTACGTGCCTACCATGTCGACCGGCTCACCGGTCCGCAGGTCGTAGAGGTTGAGGTCGATGGCGGAGCCCCGGTTGTGGCGGGACCCGTTGGCCGGGTTGGCCACGAAGATCTTCTCGGACTCTGGTGTCGCATCCCAGAACATCTTGGTCACGTACCACGGGCGGTATCCGTCGTGGAGAAGGAGGCCGTATCCGTATTCCGCGAGTGCTCGGTGAGCGCGGGCGACAGCCTCAGCGGCTGGTCTCTGGAGAAACAAGCGCTCTTCATCGTAGAAGACAGACGACATGAAGTTGTTCGTAGACGCATAACGCATGTCGAGAAGGACGCCCGGTTCGATCGTGCGAACCTCGACTAAGTCGGAGTCGCGGAAGATGCCGGATTCGTCTGGCGGTGAGGCTGCGAGCGCTTCAGTGCGTAGGTCCGTGACCGGCCGCACCGGGTCGATGCGGAACGTTCCCCCTGCTTCCGTACCGACTTCCCGCCTCTCGAATACAACAGAGGCTGCCTCGACCGAAGAAGCCCGCCCGCGGGCGCTTCGGGTGAAGACGAGCTGCTCCCCGTGGTACAAACCCCAGTCCGGGAACGCGTATACGTCCTGGGAGATCTCTGAGAGCGGATAGAGGAAGAACCACTCGATGAGTGCGTAGAGGCGTCCTTCGCGCTCCAAGACGTAGAGCACGTTGTGATCCCATCCGTATTCCCCAATGAGGCCGTTCCAATGGGCAGGCGGTACCGCCGGCATGCCACTGACGGGCTGTCGCTCGAGTGTGGCTGTCGTTGCTCCGAGCCGAAGGAGGTCATTACCGTCCGGCAGCAGGCGCATCCCGTAAGAAACGCGGTCGTCCACAACCAGGGTGTCGCCGCGCGCACGCGTCTCCATGATCGCTCCGCCACGTGCGGGCGTGACGAACAGTCGGCCATTTCTTTCGTCGAGCTCGAGAGCGGCATCCCCTTCTCCATAGACGCCTTCAAGTTGGAGCGCGAGATCCGGGTCCACCGAGTCCGTTCCCTGAAGGGGCCCCTCGGGGACCGGCTCACCGCGACTGGCGGCGAGCATGAGTGCGAGAGCCGCGTCTGCGATTCTGCCGGTGACCGTATTGGTCCCGTCGACCGCGGACACGACTGCCACCCCTAATCCGGCTTCCGGAAGGAAACCGAGTTGCGTCGAGAAGCCATAGATCGCTCCACCGTGGCCGAGCCATCGCTCACCGTCCCGCTCATCGACAGCGAATCCGAATCCATACCCGGACGTGGCGCCTGGCTCTGCGAATTGGGGCACCCACATCGCCTCGAGCGTCTCTGTGTCGAGCACGCGGTCCAGTTCACCGAGCCCGCCTCGGAAGACCGCCGACATGAAACGCGACAGATCCAACACCGTCGAGTACATGCTTCCGGCAGGAGCCATGCCCAGCTCGAAAGTGGGCGCGGCGAACAGATCACGATCAAAGCCCCACATGTAAGCGTCGGCGAGGTCGTCGACGATATCCGGATCCGGCGTAAACGCACTCGTCTTCATGCCGAGTGGGTCTAGAACGGACCGTTTCACATAGTCGGCGAAGGGTTCGCCTTGAGTCTTCTCCAGTGTGTACCCGACTACCGCGATTCCAGCATTCGAATACTTGTTCCGTGCCGTAGGTTCGTAGATCTGAGGCGTCCCAGCCATGCTGAGGACGGTCGTTTCCAGATCTGTGCCGGTATCGTCGAAGTAGTGGCCTGCGGGAGGCTCTCGGATGATCCCCGCCCGGTGTGACATGAGTTGCCGGAGTGTGATGGGGGTGTCCGTGTTGTTCGTTGGGGTGAACTCGGGCACGTACTCGTGGATTGGCGCATCGATGTCGATGTCGCCTCGCTCGACGAGCTGCATGATCGCGATGTCCGTGAACATCTTCGATACCGATCCCACTCGATACACGGTCTCGGCGGTGGCTGGGACACCTTCAGACTGCTCGCCGAAGCCCGCTGCCCACACGATGTCGTTTCCGTCTACTAGAGCGATCGAGAGGGCGCGCAGCCCTTTCTGGTCCCGCTCACGCTCGATCATGTCTTCGAGCGCTGACGCGATCGCTTCGTATTCGGGTCGTGCCTCCACTTCGGTGATCGGGATGTTCCGGACGTCCGCGCAGGCAGCCAGAAGGAACACTGTGCCCATGGTGCTGAGGACAGCGGAGATTCGTGAAAGAGTTGAGGTCGGCACTAGGTGCCTCCGTCGAGGCTGAGTGAGCAGTCCGCCCACTCTAAGTCGAGCTGGATTGCCTCGACAGTTCTTCCATCAGTTGTCGAACCGCTCGACGGTTCTTGAGTCGGTAGAAATTCACATGCGGCGCGTCAGCAATTCGTCGCAGCACCTTGGGCCTGGAGCGCCATCTGTACGAGATGATCCACCAAAGGAATTGCCAGCCGGGAAGCTGCTCGGCGCAGCCTTCAGGGAAGTCGGGCTGTGTCTGGTCCCAGAAAAGAACGGCTCGTTTGAAGACTCCCCACAGGCAGAGCCAGGTCGGAAAAGCGAGCACGACGACGACTTGGGCTCGAAGGAGTCGATGATGCAGCGTGCGGCTGTAGTTGCCGTCCATCACCCCATCGAATTCGGTGTCCGGCGTCTCGATCCAAGCAGGATTCCAAAAGTGCTCGTCCAGAATGGACGAGGGGGAGGAGGGGGTCGGCCATCTCCCTCGCGAGCGTGCGCTTACCGGCCCGCTGCACCCGGCGATCATCCATCGCTGTGCGGCGCAAAGGTCGGGCTTGGAGGTCTACTCAGCGCCCGGGGTCATCGATCTCGATGATTTGGCCACCGGGCAGCTCGATACGGGAGCCGAGTTGGAGCAGGAGCAGGGCAGTGTCCGTGTAGTCCGCGGCTCTAATGATCCGGTCACCTTCCATCTCAATGACGGTCACACCGTTGAGAACGATCTCTCGGCCTGTCCCCTCCGGAATGTGGTCGTCGAGTGGGCGGTTCTGGACGGCCGAGAAGACCCATTCCCCCACGGCTCCCGTCAGGGTCAAATGGATCCGTCCCATGTTCATGTAGACGTCATCGCCCCAGGTGTGCGTGCTCATGACGTATGCGACGATCTCTTGAATGCCCTGGTGACTCTGCTGGTTCGCGAAGTCGTCATAGGTGGCTTCGGGCCAGAAGATATTGAGCACCGTTGCTGTGTCGGCGTTCGCGATCGCTTGGGCGAGAAGCTGGATCGTCAATTCGCCTTGCGTGGGGCCAGCGGTTTGTTCGCCAGCGCCCGAGCATGCGGTGGAGCCGGCCAGTACGAGCAGCCCCCATAAACGCCTCATCGTCATGTCGATACTCGCACGAGATCTCCCGGCCGTTCCAAACGAACTCAGTTCGGCGAATCTAACCTTGAACGAAGTAGCCGGACCCTGACTTCGTACTGCGAGCGTGGGGCGGCCTAAGCCCCGGGCTCGTAGTTCGCGAAGTGCATGTGCACGATCCGATACCCTTCCGGCGTCGGTATCAACACGATCGTCATCGGTCCTCGTCCGGCATCTTCGGGGGCCTCGCGGTTTCCGAAGTACCACACACCCCCGACAACCGCGGTCGCGCCCAGGTCTTTCATTACGGGCCTTTCCACCCACAACTCGGCCGATGGTTCGGTGCCTCCTGGAACGAATCCGAATCCGCGGTGGTGTTCGATGACGGCGTCAAAGCCCTCGATCACTCCCTCGAACTCGGACGAGAAGTACGTGAGTCGGTCGTCTTGGACGAAGAGATCATCGACCCAGTCGAGGTTGTAACTTTGCCACATCGAGACCCACGACTGGAGCATTGCGGCTGGGGTCGACGTGTCCATTTCGGAGCCACTCGAGGACTCCGCAGCAGTTACTTGAGCAGGCACGAAGTCAGTACGGGTGAAGCGTGCCGCGTTTTTCCATACCTCCCGCACCGTGCGGAGGTTGCTGATGTCTTCGATTGGGTCGGCATCGAGTAGGACGAAGTTCACGTCCTTACCCGGCTCGAGCGTCCCAATTGCCTCGTCGACACCCAGGGCCCGGGCTGCCGTTGCGGTCGCCGCGGTGAGGGCTTCGAGAGCGGTGAAGCCCGCGTGAGCAACGAGTTCTTCCAGCTCCTTGTGGAGCGCTGGGAAAGGGTCGTTGGCAGGAGTGGAAAAATCTGTGCCCGCGACTATATCCACACCCATGGCGTGGGCGCCTCGGACGAGGTCTCGCGCGAAGTCTACGTCGCATTGGGGCGGCGCGGGATTCCGGCTGCCCCGGCTTTCGCGCAGCAACATGCGCTCATCGAATTCGGTGTACAGCGCGAGCGTGGCATCGAGGATGGTGCCCCGCTGTTTCATCTCTTCGAACAACTCGGTGAAGACATTCGCCTCTGCCGAGAGCCTGTCGAAATCCGGCCGCTGATTGTGATGGTATTCACTGGGTGTCTCAGCCATGCCTTCCCAGGCCAGCCGACACACGTGCGACACCACGTCGACACCTGAACGGACCACATCGATCGGGCGTGTCGGGAAGACCATGGTGTGCGCCCAAACCCTCATTCCCTGTCGATGGGCCTCGTAGGTGATCCGGTTCACCTCCTCAGGCTCGAGATTAGCGTAGATCTTGATGCCCTGAGCGTACGTGCCTTTTGCTGCCGCGACCGTCTCCACGATGTCTGTGTCCGGCGTGACCGCCTGCATCCAAGGGACCTTTCCGGCTACCTCCCCGGCAGCTGAAGCCTGGGGTCGCGGGTCATCGAAGAACGAGGGCCCAGCCATGAGCGCAGAGTAGTAGATGTCTGGGGACTGGATCTCCCCCAGGCGGGCATCCCTCGCGAGCGAAGCCAGGGCACGTCCATCACCTGCCATATCCCGGACAGCGGTTACCCCGGAGTAGAGTAGACGCCGAAGCTCAGCTTCAGCATTCTCGCGGTTCGGGGCGGTCGCCAGATGAATGTGTGCGTCGATCAACCCCGGCACGACAAAGCCGCCACCAAGATCGACCGAGATCACGTTCGGATCGTTGGCCCACTGCGCCTGAAGCTCGTGGTGCGTTCCGACCTCCATAATGGTGTGCCCTCGAATGGAGAGCGCCGCGTCCTTTACAGGTTGCCCGCCCAGGCCGTCGATCAGCGTAAATCCGTGCAAGATTTCGAGCGGCGCGCCGTCAGATTGCTCTTCCTGCGAAGATGCAGGACTGGTCAGTGCCATCATGACCACGAGTGCGATAGCTGCACGAAAGAGACCCGATGCGGCTAGACGAAGGACCTGCGCCGTCCTCATGATCCGATGTCGTCTTCGGCCTGGCTCTCACCGTCCATATCCATTCCGATCCCGGTTGGGGTGATGACCAGGGTTGGCATGATCGTCCGCACGGATTGTCTCGCTAGGTCACCGAGTGCGTCGTCGGTGGACGCGTGATCTCGAAGCTTCTCCAAGGTCTTGATGGTGGGGAAGACCATGGGAAGCGTTCCTTCGTTGTTCCTGAGGAGCGCCGCCTGGGGCGTGATCCACACCGCGTCCGTCATCTCTCTCGGGTCCACGATCGGGAGCGCGCCCTCGCGTACCTTAGCCGCGAAAAAGCGAGTGTCGTACCGTCGTGGCTCTGGCTTCGGCGTGATCCAGTGGGCTAGATACTCGATGGCTTCTCCATCGATGCGGCAGCCCATGCGGTCCAGCGTGTCGGCGAATGAGATACGATCTTCCATCAAGTCATCGCGAAGGGCGTTGACGCTCTCGTCTTCTGCTGCGGTGGCGGGTTCGCCTCCTTCCGTGTCGTGTGCGACCAGGATGCCCGTTTCCTCAAAGGCCTCGCGCAATGCGGCGAGGTAGTACGCGATCGCGGGTGGCGTCACGTCGTTCAGGTCGAGGCGGTCGGCCGCGCGTGCTTGAGTGAGCCCGTCGATCCGCTGCAGCATTTCATCGGTCCCGTCTGATCCATCCACGCGGCCACCCGGGAACACATATGCTCCCGGCACGAAGCCGGCGCTTCTGCTCCGCTTCATCAGGAGGATCTCCATGCCGTGGTCGCCGTCGCGCATGAGTACGATCGTCGCAGCAGGGCGAGGGGCGACCGGCTCGAACGGCGGGTTCTCGAGGCTCTCTGCGAACTTTTCAGGGAGTCGGTCGAACGGGATGACGGAGTCGGGATCGATCATTGAGAGGTGTCGCCTTCGGAGTCTGTATTAGCCGGATGCGCAGGCCGCGATCGCAGCCCTTAAGAGAACGCGTTTTCTAACCAGCGGCGATGCTTTTGAGCGTCAGCTCCCAGGATATGAGCGTTCTAGAGCCAATCCAGGTTCTTCACGCGCGCCATTGCAGTCGACTCTCCCTCGAAAGCCCGAGTCGACCGGGAGCATTTAGGCGGCGGCTATCGCATATGTAAAGGCGACTCCCATGGCGTCGGGGAATTGGACCGTACGTCTTCCAACGTCAACACGCGATCTGTCTCCCAGGGGTGTGGTGTCTCGTTCTCCGGAGGGAGCCGGATCACTTCTTTAGCTCGATGGGCACGATGGTGTCCACGCCGACTCGGAGAACCATCGCCCGATCAATTCGTGAAGTCTCGGGTCATGCTCCAAGAGCTCTTCGCGGGTGTTCACGTGGTTGTGAATGCCCTTCTGCTCGACTTGGTTCGCGCCGAACCACGATTGCACGCCTTCGGCCCAATATTCCTGGCGGCTCTCGTTGGAGTAGGTGTCGGTCCACAGCCCTTCGCCTCGCGCTTGCCAGAACAGCGCGTCCAGTTCGGCATCGAAGGCAGGGTCGATCATGGCGATCACCAGCACGTGCAGTGTGTGCGCGAACTCGTGCACGAGAATGCTCTCTCCGGAATAGGAGTCACCGGACGAGCACAGGAGGTTCTCTTCGCCAACAGTAGTGAGCGGCAGCGCTAGCGTGGCTCCTCGTCCGCGCGCCCGGGAGTCCCAGTCGATATCCGGATCGTCACTAAGGAACTTGTGCTCAGGGATATCCGTCGTGACCTCATTCTCCGACATGACCGCGATGAACGCCTTCGCTTCGACGAGGAAAGCCCACCATAGCGTGCGGTCTTCGATCATGCCTTCGGCGACCTCCACGGCCAACTCGAGCGCGCGATCTTGGACCTCATGAGATCCGACGATCGCGACCTGATTCGTGGCGATGATCTTCCTGTAGAACCCGTGCATGGCGTAGATGCCGAGCAGCGACGGGTGGCAGTACGGTCCCTCACACGGCGCGACCACGACGGAGT
This is a stretch of genomic DNA from Longimicrobiales bacterium. It encodes these proteins:
- a CDS encoding peptidase E is translated as MNRKDFLVSSAAAGAGLGLTGLPASAEGLSADQVATRRILIAGGGFGTKFIGYLAELTGKERPKLLYLPTASSNRDSSVIRWYENCAPLDVEPSAQSMYISSYSMDRSWEDVILSADGIVVSGGNTLNQQAVWRAQGIDELLREAWDRGIVLGGASAGSLCWFEEGTTDSRPIAVSKIKCLGFLKGSHSPHYDSEAVRRPTYHRLIQSGELMPGYACDNDAGIFFVDNEVRRVVKTREEARSFYVEMQDGQIVETELPGEMIG
- a CDS encoding 2-dehydropantoate 2-reductase, with product MNLDPIIVWGAGAMGGSIGAWLIRAGHDVVLVDTDAAHAAAIRENGLRITGPVDEFTVEAYCTDPLRLDPGFKTVLLCVKAHHTSVALNVIGQLLHEDGFVVSVQNGLNERGIAGAVGPERTVGCFVNFGADVLEPGVIMRGNRGAVVVGELDGVRTDRISAVHALFQDFDPDAVLTENIWGYLWGKLAYGSMLFATALADASIADVLESAAHRPGIIGLAREAMAVAAARGVKPEPFDGFDPGAFGPEASEADADASLDRLVSFNRGSAKSHSGVWRDLAVRKRKTEVDAQIAPIAELGAELCVDTPLTRRLVELIHDVEEGRRSQSWETLGALAG
- a CDS encoding serine hydrolase, whose protein sequence is MPTSTLSRISAVLSTMGTVFLLAACADVRNIPITEVEARPEYEAIASALEDMIERERDQKGLRALSIALVDGNDIVWAAGFGEQSEGVPATAETVYRVGSVSKMFTDIAIMQLVERGDIDIDAPIHEYVPEFTPTNNTDTPITLRQLMSHRAGIIREPPAGHYFDDTGTDLETTVLSMAGTPQIYEPTARNKYSNAGIAVVGYTLEKTQGEPFADYVKRSVLDPLGMKTSAFTPDPDIVDDLADAYMWGFDRDLFAAPTFELGMAPAGSMYSTVLDLSRFMSAVFRGGLGELDRVLDTETLEAMWVPQFAEPGATSGYGFGFAVDERDGERWLGHGGAIYGFSTQLGFLPEAGLGVAVVSAVDGTNTVTGRIADAALALMLAASRGEPVPEGPLQGTDSVDPDLALQLEGVYGEGDAALELDERNGRLFVTPARGGAIMETRARGDTLVVDDRVSYGMRLLPDGNDLLRLGATTATLERQPVSGMPAVPPAHWNGLIGEYGWDHNVLYVLEREGRLYALIEWFFLYPLSEISQDVYAFPDWGLYHGEQLVFTRSARGRASSVEAASVVFERREVGTEAGGTFRIDPVRPVTDLRTEALAASPPDESGIFRDSDLVEVRTIEPGVLLDMRYASTNNFMSSVFYDEERLFLQRPAAEAVARAHRALAEYGYGLLLHDGYRPWYVTKMFWDATPESEKIFVANPANGSRHNRGSAIDLNLYDLRTGEPVDMVGTYDEFSPRSFPDYPGGNSQQRWQRELLRRVMEAEGFTVYEAEWWHFDHNTWREYRIQNATFDALAR
- a CDS encoding amidohydrolase family protein; protein product: MRTAQVLRLAASGLFRAAIALVVMMALTSPASSQEEQSDGAPLEILHGFTLIDGLGGQPVKDAALSIRGHTIMEVGTHHELQAQWANDPNVISVDLGGGFVVPGLIDAHIHLATAPNRENAEAELRRLLYSGVTAVRDMAGDGRALASLARDARLGEIQSPDIYYSALMAGPSFFDDPRPQASAAGEVAGKVPWMQAVTPDTDIVETVAAAKGTYAQGIKIYANLEPEEVNRITYEAHRQGMRVWAHTMVFPTRPIDVVRSGVDVVSHVCRLAWEGMAETPSEYHHNQRPDFDRLSAEANVFTELFEEMKQRGTILDATLALYTEFDERMLLRESRGSRNPAPPQCDVDFARDLVRGAHAMGVDIVAGTDFSTPANDPFPALHKELEELVAHAGFTALEALTAATATAARALGVDEAIGTLEPGKDVNFVLLDADPIEDISNLRTVREVWKNAARFTRTDFVPAQVTAAESSSGSEMDTSTPAAMLQSWVSMWQSYNLDWVDDLFVQDDRLTYFSSEFEGVIEGFDAVIEHHRGFGFVPGGTEPSAELWVERPVMKDLGATAVVGGVWYFGNREAPEDAGRGPMTIVLIPTPEGYRIVHMHFANYEPGA